Part of the Lolium rigidum isolate FL_2022 chromosome 6, APGP_CSIRO_Lrig_0.1, whole genome shotgun sequence genome, CACTTCGGAGGACTTCGCAGTAGGAACGGCGAgagacctcctcctcttcgtcatcgGTGTAGTCGGCCCACCTCCGGGACTGGGAGGAGGCAGACGGGGATCCCATGGTGAATGGGTGGCCGACGGGAAGCGGGGCTCGCCGGCGTTGGCAGCGGGTGGGTGGcgggtgcgctgcactaggctagGGTTTCATCATCTCCGTCCGGAGGCTGAGCTTTGCTTTTCGCGACTCATCAACAGGGAATGGCTAGATCTAACCAAACACGGCACAGTAACAAAAGGCAAATTTAAGCATGGAACACCGGTCAAATTCAGCAAAGTGAAACAACAGGAAATAACCGAGAAGAGAATCACAGCTTCTGCTGTTCAAATGGTCACTGAAACCAAGTCGCACTTCCAGTACAAGTTAGTGTTCCATCCATGCCATGGGGAGCTAAAAACAAAGTAACCGAGAGTGTTCACCCAGCACTTTGATCAATCCATCCGATAATTAAAGACATAGTATTAAGCTACTTTGCGCGAACAAGAATGTCATCAGGGCGGACCATATCATGTCAGATACACCCACTCCATAACTTGAATTCAGCACTACACCTGCCACAATGCCACCTGGACCAAAAGAAAATTTCAGCACAAGAACATTAGTACTGCTGCAGCCACAGGGCCTTATGGCGAGATCCTACAGGTACGTTGGGTGAATTTGAGCGTACCTAGGAAACTGTTAGCCCTGAACACTTGCACCATGTTCCACCAGTTCATCCTATGAATGTCTGCCTGAAATCTCCCACCAAGTGGTAGTCCCCTGGCGACGGCTTGTATGGTCGCGTGTAGGTTTCTTCAGCCAAGTTGATGCCATCAGTCCAGTTCCCTTCAGAGGTAAGAAATAATGTCAGTTAAAAGCCATTTGACAAATCAGGATATGTAAAGGACTAATCAAATGAGAAAATGGTGTAGTATTACTATTTTGATAACCCCAACAACTATATCCCCTGATAAATATCTTTCTAGCAAACCGTTTACCTATATATATGAGGTGTAATTGTTGTATGGCGGTGAGTGCAAACATTCTATCTCAACCATTCATAAGCCAACAGCGGAAAGTTAACACATATAACGCCTACTAGTGAAGACTACTAGTATTTCAGCATCAATTTATTAGCATCTACAAGTCGTAATACTAGTTTATGTAATTGGTATGATCGGGTTCCATCATGGACCCCAAGTAAAAATGTTTTTGGACACTCTAGCCATACTTAAGCAATGCAATGGAGCATAACCATCCTGAAGTAGTCCAGGCATGAACTATTTTGAGTGTTTGACTGGCCTTGAGAAAAGTTGATAAGTTTGTCACACTACAAAATCACATTACATTGGATAAAAGGCTGAGGAAAACTAAAAATGGTAGAATGGAGTCCAGGGGCACGAAACCAGCATATAATATCCAAAAGAACACCATTGTTGGGGCAGCATTTATATATATAATGCACACGACAAACTCAGTCCAATTAGAAGGGAGTGGAATGGACATACAACATTACACAACTATATACATCAAGATAACAAACATAAAAACAGGGGAATATGAAGCAAGTACATACCCACATTCTATTAGTAATCGCATTCTCAGTCACCATCATAAATCATCAGTGAAAAGTAATCATTTTAAATATTACAGTACAAATCATCTTCCACAAGTCATACAACCAATTGACATAATTAGCATGATCGTCACCCTTAGTCAAAAATTAGTGCAAAACTATCCTAAGCAGTCCATGCATGAACTTTttaatatgttaggcatagaaggGAGGCTTTAGAATTCAGATACAGAGAAGTCATGCCTAATTGCCTATATCCACAGATCCAACTTAGTATACTTGATGTTAGCCTTATAGTAAGTTGTAAGTATATCACGAACTGATCATGAACCGTGATCGTTCACAGGCAAGAAACGTGCATACTATCAATAAAACAGtatcctttttctgcatcactCATATAACATTATCTTAAAAAAAATATATAGCAACTGAACACTACAAGCTAACGGACCACCAAATTAGAAGGGGAAAAAATTGGACATTCAGCACAACTatcaaacaacagaaaacagacacAAAAACAGGGGAAGGGATGATGGTATCATTACCTGAGGAGAGTGCCCGCGGCAGCTCCCATGCACGGACGAAGCGGCTGGCGATGCAGCAGCTCGGCGGCGCAACCAGCCCATAGACCTCGCACTCCACCACCTTCAGAGCACGCACGTCAACACCGAAGAGGTGCTCTTCTAGAAAGAAGTACACCACGTCGGGGTTCCTGGGGTGAATCAGGGCGAGTACGGGAATCTTGTTGGGCAGTCCGGTCGCCTGGTAGCTCTCATCGGCCCAGATCTCAGTAAACCTCGCCTCGTGCTCCAGCGTCCACTCCTTGGATTCTGGATCGGCCAGAGTCCACACGGCGACATTGGGAGCGCACTCGCTACGAGGGTACAGGTCCACGAAACGCAGCTTGGCGCCGCTCACCCCAACGCAGCGGTACTTGTCGGCGACTCCCCAACCCTCCCTGCACTTGAGCACCCTCTCTGCAGGGAGCGGGATGAATCCCAGGACCGGCTCGTCGGCGAAGGGGTCGCAGGTGATGACGCCCCATGAGATGTCGACCCACcagagcctcccgaggtgcgagAGCACGCAGATGGCAGCCCACGGCCGGGGCGGGAGAGGGTAATGGACGTGCTTCTCGACCCACTCCCCAACCTCCGAAGAGAAGCAGAGGAGCGTGGCCGTATCCATGCCGACGATGGGCTGGAGCTCCGCGACCATGTAGTGGCCGCCTCCGCCAGGGGAGACGACAAGGCCGAGGAGGGCCTGGTGCAGGATGGTTGCCGCGGGGTCGGGAAGCTGGAACGCGGAGCAGGTGGTCGCGTCGAGGACGAAGTAGCGCCGGTCGTCTAATTTCCAGCTGACGGACTTGGTGTAGGGACGGTCGATGGCTTCACGGGTCGGGGTGCAGCGCAGGTTGGCCTGGAGGAGGAGCATGCCGGAAGGGTCGGCGGCGAGGACGAAGGGGAAGAAGTGGGGCGTTGGGGGATTCGGGAAGACGCGCGGGGACACGGTGAGGATGGAGACGCGCGGCGGCGCCGTGAGCGCGACGGAGGCGTCGCCGACGTCCGCCGCCGTGGACACACGTGGGATGCTGCCTAGGATGACCcaagacgacgacggcggcgtggACGGAGACGCCATCCGTGGATGGTCTTGGGCTTGGACTGGCAACGAAGCGAAGAAAGCTGGGAAGAGTAATGGGAAAAAGCAGAGCTTGGCGCGGTGTGGTGTGTGGAGGGTGGCGTGGTGTGGAAGAAGGCGCAGAGCAGAGCTGAGATATCAGCGGGGaacggcgatttgcacaaaaataacctaaaagaaaagcacagactgaccccctccggcgaaactatttcacccatctaattcttttgtgtggcgccctcacATCAGcgtcacacatgccagtgtggcgctcCTACCGACgctacacacccagccgacgtggcaccctcgacgctgagctggtccgccgatccgacgtggcagcatgtgtggcgcccctcccatcggcgccacacatgcacttacaattacccaaaacatactgtgagacaattcgtctgggacttagccgttttggcaaggctctatgtgtggcgccgatgccacgggcgccacactagcatgtgtggcgccgatgccacgggcgccacacaaagagggtcgccaaaacggctaaggacttatcgtccggagcccctggatgttttcgacccaaaagttgatataagttggcatgtgtggcgccgataccacgggcgccacacagtgcagtgtggcgccattgtgaagggcgccacacattgacttgtgttaaaaccatgaaaaatcctaccaaactccaacagttttgagtacaacattggacacaacaagtagcaatttcagaacatacacatataacacttcatagctcacatcatagcaagtagattcaaacaacaagtagcattacagacatggttcgaaatgacatagggttcacaagtcgatacttatgaagatagagttcacaacaacacggagcacattCTAGTGTCatcctcgacgtgtcgtcctcacgggctgcttccggacggccatcctcttcgtccgctgccgtggctcttgttgctgctgctgctgctcctcctgctcctcctcctctgaagagaacggctcgtcgttcctcatcctcgacaaagatgatctccgcaccggcccctcatcctcctcaatgacaaccttctttcctcgggtgacataatcttccggagtgtaccgttttggagcattgccccttggcttcagactggtaagctgaccgtggggcttgcttggaggtatgctttggaggtatgctttgactcagaatcaagtcgtcgtcgggaggaatcttcacaaacatgaacacatgagattacaaaagttgaaattagtaagaacatgtttgacagcaacaaaatagtccatacctgcggttcttcagaagaggaggatgtagggatttcgccttcgcggccacctaacaagttggctaaccgccgcatctttcgtgcagtgttctgcgtcatggaactcatggttacaaagccaccagaacataatagcgtacattcaaagttggtgatcataccttaatgaaatggcgcaacggtccgacaggcttttcatctctcccgctctgGTCCCACATAGTCTCGCAGATCGTCGGCACTGTTTTTGGATCTCCGACCaccgtgacaaacatagcatacacaatttaagcgagcacatggcaatctagatgatgtactatttAGTGAGAGAattcattaccacgaagttcagctcggaagcaatagaagtcgatctcctctcgcgagcataggtgtcgtgctggctttgcgcaacctcatcgaactcgatggggtcgtccaagatgtagtcagcatacgcgcgcttcactaactcgatacgcgtgttttcatggaaccactggaggtagttgttgaaagcggccaagtcgtgaggcacaatctccacaggGCCAGCAGTCCATGTCGCTTCCAAGTAGTGTAGAACGCTGcgacgtggccgctatgatgaactggccaatttgtgatcttcctctgccgctgcctatcaagcctgcaagaatcaagaagttagattctacctcttctatcaagaatcttccgtcgcatgattccagaagtttacctatgaagcgccctgtccgtgtcttgccactgaggtgggcactccgatacagcccaaactgtctcatcactcgtgcggctggtggtgttcaacaagccacatgcatatgagtgggcagcgcatccgccgagcagcgcctcctccgtgcacttgcggttgaggtcagccatccccgcgccaatacggtagtatgtaccatatggctcccattccacctgcaccatacaaatatttcagaatttagaacatgccagtagaatcaatgaaaactaggattgcaaaagagtgatcggttatctgctcagcggtaagagtgcctgtacatgaccattggatcgcttgtcatctccgagacattgtcccaaaggtatgcccaagtgggctcccgatcagggttctcatggtgatgaggccatggcctctcgttgagtatcctaggccgcccaactgatatgcggtcccggctccatacggaaagtaggagcaagcatccaccaataccgccgctcccggtcCTGCTCCCGAGTcccgcgacaagcttcgtccaactgcgtacataagacatttggttactactttgtctagcacagtactataggaaaatagtacatagaacaagtcatcacctgccggtagaggtaggcaagtgccgttgttccccaactccaccggttgtccaacacagtaagcgccttcagccaacaccaatgggccagcttccccccactgtcaggaaagagagtcctcgaaatcatgtaccataagtacacgcgggcgtacgtcctccgagtgtcctcgttggccccttccgggcattctgcaaagttagtcctgatccaagagaaagatgcgccggcgggaaccctctcctttggatttgctggcgccggaggagtcctgccaataaggtcctccatctgtccgcgccacccatcagaagttgtgttcatacacagtggctcgccctgaataggtagtccaaggatcatggaaacatcctggagagtaggggccatctcgccggccctcaagtggaaggtgtgagtctccggcctccaccggtcgacaagggcggtgagtgcagaggggttcatgttcggccccccacggcttacaagggatatgaacggcataagaccggtaggctggatgaactccgtgtacctctcgtcatacggtatatccactgtgccatggtaacgaatcttcaaagggtgaagatccgttcccctctccgtcatatgaacagcccggtgctccccgtcgtactcttcatccggaagccacaccatcctacatgtttacacaaccatattatgagtcattccactaacaaaaatgagcaacacatacatgagaatatatctaactttcgaatcacctatacatcacacatacatgagagttcatatccaaatacatcacacatatgaatttcgtaagacataccattcctaggcacataatagacatatttaagacaatagaatgcatttgctaagctccaattttgcctttcaccacatacatacataaggttccatacatacacacatacattcatatctagggttccaacaaatatttggttcaaatatgagttattccatcacaaataataggcatatgtaacaaatttgaatgcatttgctaggcaaatattagacatttcaacacatacatacatagggtttcaacacatacatgtaaaatttcattcaacacatctagggttcctacatatctagggttcctacatatctagggttcctacacatacacattcaacacatacatagccatttcaaatctagtttccatgtctagagttcatgtacaaatctagcaagatctatgaaattagtggatgaatgtgagggattcgaaggggattaccttgaggaatggatggggaagagattggccggtcagatctgacgaatttgtggccgatttgttgggggagagagggagggaggaggaggaaccgccggccaccttgggggagagagggagggaggagaagaaacagagaagaagaagagggtcgggctggggcgggcgcgggcgccacacttaagtggatgtgtggcgcccgtggcatcggcaccacacatgctagtgtggcgcccgcggcatcaacgccacacatagagcctcgccaaaacggctaagtcccagacgaattgtctcacagtatgtttgggcaattgtaagggcatgtgtggcgccgatgggaggggcgccacacatgttgccacgtcggatcggcggaccagctcagcgtcgatggcgccacgtcggctgggtgtgtggcgccggcaggaggggcgcctcACTGGCATGTGtgacgccacacaaaagggttagatgggtgaaatagtttcgccggagggtcagtctgtgcttttctttaagttttgggttatttttgtgcaaatcgccgcgGGGAACAGGGGTGTGGCAGCCTTTCGAGTTTGAGCTTTGATGAACGTTTCTTAACGTTTCACTTAGGGCATGGTTAATGCATAGCTCCAAGGGATGTTGGCTCGCAGCTTTATCTTGGTTCGGGTGGTTCAAATTAGATTCGGATAAGGAGGCAATTTTTTTTatcaggaggcaacctcttcagccataaaaTAAAAACTGAGTGAAAATgtaagagagaaagagaaaaccaaatcagcttttgtgagaaagacatattaatgggaacataacatggcatgcatatgttaaaagttttatccaaacctagttggacagctgcctccattgctcatgcccttaggtgctttagagcatctccactcgtctcccagaCGAGGCCCCCGGGCgatgttttttccatccggacggcgaaattcgcccagtcgtgcccccggttcctcgttttcgtccggatttggcccttcatccatccggcgagcccacgccatcccgggtcccccggggatctatcggggactccggacgagtgaaaagcagggaagggcccgatctgtcggcgactcgacacacgaaccccaccgccacctcgctcaaaatatcccccacccctcgtatctctctcgccgccgacaccaccccgccggcttgttgcccaaattccgccgtccctccttctccacctgcctatattccgccgtctttcgacgaaggcctatctggctgctcctccgtcggcctgttttccgactttggcctactcctcgtcgctcgcggctcgggttgcctcgaccacgcccgtcaggtgttcgtccatttgcctcgccggccatggactcggacgaagaggaggagcagatgttcatcgagcttatgcgagaagagatggcagccaccgcccaagacgaggagcacatgatgatcctcggttgcttgtcaagcatgtacgccggactggcaactggtcgacgtgttgggtcggcaccaggtcgccggaagtgcaagccgagacaacgaatggagggctactgcatgttgtacaccgactacttcgccgacaatccattgcatggtgagagtgttttctggcgtcatttcaggatgagcagaaagctatttctgcaaattgtgtatgccatccgagactttgacccctacttcagatgcaaggcggattgcactggtttggtaGGATTTTCGTCACCTGcggaagtgcacggtggctatgaggatgccggcgtatggagctcccggcgatggtgcggatgactatcttcggatggcggagtccaccgcccttgattgtttctaccggttacgGAGGGCCGTCATAGCGAtgttcggggacttttacttgagatcacccactcgtcgaagacactcggaggatccttgcaacaaatgaagctaggggttttccagggatgcttggaagcattgactcgcatgcattggaaatggaagaactcgtccgtttgcgtggcggggaatgtacaagggtcacaaaaacggctgcatcgtgatacttgaagcgatggctacccatgatctctcggatttggcactctttctttggtatgcctggatccaacaatgacatcaacgtcctaaactgctccccgatcttttccaagcttgttgagggtcatgctcccccggtggactatgtgatcaatggtcggcactacaacaaaggattactaccttgcagacggtatctatccaaagtgggcaacatttgtgaagactgtcTCGAAACctggcacccccaaactttgcgagtttgtgaagaaacaagaagcttgctgaaaagacgtcgagcgtgcatttggtgtcctccagcagagatttgctgtcgtccggttccccgctatgacttggtccaaagatcagatgtgggaggtgatgaactgctgtgtgtgcctacacaatatgattattgaaaatgagtgaAAACATccgattcctctggctgagcaacaaacaccatatgagagagagggacctcttgcacagcctaatcaccaggtgccgacatcatgggccgccttcattgctatgcgccaggagatccgagactctacaatgcatcaacagtcgcaagatgatccggtggagcacatatgaacgctccgaggcaacgccaacgccgacgccaactagtccgtctttatttatttgtttcaaaacttgtgaaattgtgtgcttcatttgtttcagcacttgttaaacattgtactgcttttcgccgaatttgtttcagcaattttccgaatcttgtttgccgaacttgttaaattttatgtcgaatttgtttgaaatatgtcaaatgccccaagttgggggtgtcctgccggggggacggctggaacttcggcgctccccaggcctagttttcctccaatccggacgaaactttcgccggatttgggcgtggggagcgccaacgagtggagatgctcttaggccatcTTCAAAGGGCCCACAACGTACACCGAATTGACCGTCTGCGTCCGTTTACGTCGATTCAAATGATCAAATTCGgtagcgcgtccgtttgcgtcaagTGCCTAGCGCCTCGACGCAAAAAATCACACCACCAGATCCACCCGTGGTATGAGAGCACGCAAATGGGAGTCCACGGCCGGTGCTTGAGCACGTAATGGACACGCTTCTCGACCCACTCCCCAACCTCGGAAGAGAAGCAGAGGAGTGTGGTTGTGTCCATGCTGACCAGGGCTGGAGCTCCACGACCATGTAGTGCCGCCGCCAGGGGAGACGACAAGACCGAGGTAGGCCTGGAACACCGAGGAGGTGGTTGTGTCGACCACGAAGTAGCGCCGGTCGTAGTGTTTccagctggcgcacatggtgctagGACGATCGATGACTTCACGGGTAGGGGTGCGGCGCAGGTTGGATTGGACGAGGAGCATGCCGGAAGGGTCGGAAG contains:
- the LOC124663356 gene encoding uncharacterized protein LOC124663356; amino-acid sequence: MASPSTPPSSSWVILGSIPRVSTAADVGDASVALTAPPRVSILTVSPRVFPNPPTPHFFPFVLAADPSGMLLLQANLRCTPTREAIDRPYTKSVSWKLDDRRYFVLDATTCSAFQLPDPAATILHQALLGLVVSPGGGGHYMVAELQPIVGMDTATLLCFSSEVGEWVEKHVHYPLPPRPWAAICVLSHLGRLWWVDISWGVITCDPFADEPVLGFIPLPAERVLKCREGWGVADKYRCVGVSGAKLRFVDLYPRSECAPNVAVWTLADPESKEWTLEHEARFTEIWADESYQATGLPNKIPVLALIHPRNPDVVYFFLEEHLFGVDVRALKVVECEVYGLVAPPSCCIASRFVRAWELPRALSSGNDTIIPSPVFVSVFCWNWTDGINLAEETYTRPYKPSPGDYHLVGDFRQTFIG